Below is a window of Paramagnetospirillum magneticum AMB-1 DNA.
GGCCGCAGGACGTGGCCGCCCATTTTCTTTTTCGGTCCGAGACGAAAATATTTAGGGTGGCCTGCAATAATTCGCCCCCTCTCGCCCGTCTCCCTTTCAGACATCGCGTTTGATGAAGGAGAGGATCATGAGATTTTTCCGCAATTGCTGCTCCGGCGAAGGGCATGGACGTCCCGAGGGCAAGGCCGCCCGCGCCTTGTGGTTCGGCGGCCATGCCCTGTTGGGAATCGTGGTGGTGGTGGTGGTCGCCACGGTGGTCGGCGGGGTGGTGATGATCGCCTGGAACGTCCTGATGCCGGTGGTGTTCCATCTGCCGCCGCTGGAATTCTGGCAGGCCGTGGCGCTGCTGGTTCTGGTCCGCGTGCTGACCGGCCGCCTGCATCATCGTGGACCCCGGCGGCACAAGGGAGGCGATGAAAAGTGCATGGTGTCGCGTGGCCTCGGGCGGATCTGCGGAGAGTCGCAGGACTTGCCCCCCCATCCCGATGCCTTCGCCACCTGGTGGTGGGAAGAGGGACAGGCCGCGTTCAAGGCCTTTCAGGCGCGCAAGGACGGCTCGTCCTCCTTGGCTGATCAGGGCTGATCGGCAATGACCGGGCCGCACCCTTCCTCAGGCGACCGGCTGGCGGCGACCCTCGATCGCGATCGGGGGAAGCTGCTGGGCTTCGTGCGCGGGCGGATGGGTGGCGGACTGCAGGACCAGGATCCCGAGGACATTCTGTCCGATGTGGTCCTGGGCCTGCTGGAACGGGCGGATCTGCTGGCCGAGGTGGAAAATCTCACCGCCTATCTGCTGACCGCCATGGTCAACCGGGTCCGCGACCTGTTCCGCCGCCGCCGGGATCTGCCCATGCCCGAGGCGATGCCGGCCGAGCCCAGCCAGCCCGCCGGGGTGGAGGAGCGTCTGGAGCTGACCCGGGCCCTGTCGCTGCTGTCCACGGCGGAACAGGCGGTGTGGCTGGCGGTGGAGATGGAGGGTTTCGCTTTCGTCGAGTTGGCCGAAGCCTGGGGCGAACCCCTGGGCACCTTGCTGTCGCGCAAGAGCCGGGCCACCCGGCGGCTGCGCAAGGCCCTTGAGGAGACGCCTTCCGGGACAGGGGGATGAAGGGCGGCCTGCTGGACGCGGGCGTCCTTTTTCTCTTTAATTCAGGGGCAGTGGAAAAGAGAGAGTGATTATGCGCCGTATCGGTCGATTTCTGGTCGCCTTCCTGGCCGTCACCGGCTTCGTCTTCCTGGGCCTGATGGGCCTGGGCGGGTGGCTGGCCGCTCATATGGCCGAAGGGGACGGCAAGAAGATGGCCGACCGGATGGTGCTGACCCTCGATCTGGACGCCCCGTTCCGCGACACCACGCGGGAGAATCCCCTGGCCATGCTGTCGGGCGAGCGCTCCTACGGCCTGCGCCAGGTGGTGGAGGCCCTGGACCGGGCCGCCGCCGACAGTCGGGTGAGCGGCGTGTTCGCCACACTGGGGCATTCCCCTCTGGGCCTTGCCGGGCGCCAGGATCTGCGCGACGCGGTCGCCCGTTTCCGCGCCTCCGGCAAGCCGGCGGTGCTGTTCGCCGAGACCCTGGGGGAGGGAGGCTCCGGGACGCTGGATTACTATCTGGCCACGGCGTTCTCCCAGGTGTGGCTGCAGCCGTCCGGCGACGTGGGGCTGACGGGGCTGTGGGTGGAAAGTCCCTTCATCAAGGGCACCCTGGACCTGCTGGGCATCAAGGCGCAGTTCTCCGGGCGCCACGAATACAAGTCCGCCATCGACATGTTCACCGAGACCGGCTTCACCCCGGCTCATCGCGAAAATCTCGGCCGTCTGCTGGATTCCTGGTCCGAGCAGATCGTCGCCGGCATCGCCGCCGCCCGCGGCCTGCCCGAGCCCCAGGTGCGCGAGCTGATGGGCAAGGGGCCGTTCCTGGCCTCCGAGGCCCTGGCCGCCCGGCTGGTGGACAAGGTCGGCTACCGCGACGAGGCCTGGGGCATGATCGCCGGCATCGGCAAGGACAAGGCCGAGGAGATGGATCTGGGCGATTACGCGGCTCGTCTCGATCATCCCAAGGGCGTCAAGGTGGCGCTGATCTCTGGAATTGGCGCCATCCATCGCGGCGAGTCCCATCACGGCCTGGATGGCGACGGCGATTTCGGCTCGCAGACGGTGGCGGAGGCCTTCCGCGACGCCGTCGACGATGACGCCGTCAAAGTCATCTTGTTCCGCGTCGACAGCCCCGGCGGTTCCTATATCGCGTCCGATACCGTGCATCACGAAGTGGAGCGGGCTCGCAAGGCCGGCAAGAAGGTGGTGGTGTCCATGGGCAATTACGCCGCCTCGGGGGGCTATTTCGTTGCCATGGGCGCCGACCGCATCATCGCCGCCCCGGGGACCATCACCGGCTCCATCGGCGTGTTCACCGGCAAGGTGGTGCTGGACGAGTTCTGGAAGAAGCTGGGGATCAGCTGGGACGAGATGCACCGGGGCGACAATGCCGGCATGTGGAGTGCCAACCAGCCATTTTCGTCCCAGGCCAAGGCCCGCATCGATACCCTGCTGGACCACATCTACGCCGACTTCACCGGCAAGGCGTCGGCGGCGCGGAACCTGGACGCGGCCCGCATGGACAAGCTGGCGCGCGGCCGCATCTGGACCGGCGCCGATGCCAAGCAGTCCGGCCTAGTGGACGGGCTGGGCGGCTGGGCCGAGGCTTTGTCCCAGGTGCGGCAGGTGGGCGGGCTGAAGGTCGACGAGACCCTGACCCTGGTGGAGTTCCCCCGTCCGCGCAAGCCCTGGCAAGTTCTGGCGGAAAGCCTGGGTGGCGGCTCGGTGGCCGAGCGGCGCATCCTGGCCCGCATCGAGCCGCTGCTCGATGTCCTGGCGCCGGCCGCCGGTGCCCAGTTGCGCGCCCCCGATCTGCGGGGGCCGCGATGAGCGAGGTCAAGACCGTCGTCGTCACCGGCGCCTCGCGGGGCATCGGCCACGCCATCGCCCGCCGTTTCCTGGCCGAGGGCTGGCGCGTCATCACCTGTGCCCGCGCCGACGTGCCCAAGGAATGCATGATCGACCGCAACTGGGCTTGCCATATCGTCGCCGATCTGGCCGATCCGGCCTCGGCCCAGGACTTCGTCGCCCAGGCCAATGCCTGGCTGGGGGCCGAGCCGCTGCACGCCCTGGTCAACAATGCCGGCGTCAGTCCCAAGACTCCCTACAAGGAGCGGCTGGGCGTTCTCAACGGCCCCATTGACGGCTGGAAGGATGTCTTTGAACTGAATTTCTTCGCGCCGCTGCGCCTGGCCAGGGGCTTTGCCAGCGCCCTGCATCGGGGCAAGGGCGCCATCGTCAACATCACCTCCATTGCCGGCCATTACGTCCATCCCTTCGCGGGATCGGCCTATTCCACGTCAAAGGCGGCGCTTTCGGGCCTGACCCGCGAGATGGCCGCCGAGATGGCGCAATTGGGGGTGAGGGTCAACGCCGTGGCGCCGGGGGAAATCCGCACCGAGATGATCTCGGCCGAGTACGAAGCCCTGGTGCCGCGGATTCCTTTAGAGCGCATGGGTACGCCCGAGGACGTGGCGGGAACCGTGTTCCGCCTGTGCGGCTCGGATTTCGACTATGTCACCGGCACCGAGGTGTTCGTCACCGGCGGCCAGCACCTGTACTGACGGCGGTCAGCGGAAATAGGCGGGCTCGGCTCCGGTGACATCGCCCAGATGGCCGACGATGTAGCGCATCAGCTTGGTGGTGGGCGAGAATTCGCAGCGCAGGATGCCGCTGTCGGCTGATTTGATGGTGACCATCGCTTCGACATTGTCGTCGAGCGCCTGCAGGGCGGCCAGGGTCAGGCGGACGCGATCGCCGGGCCGGTAACCGGCTCCCTGGAAGCTGACGCCGGAAATGGAGACGTTGACCACGGGAAATACCTTGCCGTCGATCAGCACGGCGAGGCCGTCGCCCATTTTGCGGATATGCTGCCGCCGTTCCTTGATCTGCGTCACCGGATGACTCCCAACGTTTGGTATAAGACCCTATAGCGGATAGTCGTGAACGCCGTTTGCGGCTCATGTAAACGGGACGCGAAGGGGGGAGTTATTGCGCGGCGCGCGGCGCATTGGCGAACGTCTTGCGGACAAAGGCGCTTATTTCGCCCAGGCTGGTGTCCTGGCCGATTCCGGCGGCCTTGGCGCGCTCCACATATTTGGACACGTATTCCAGATTGCCGGGAATACCGAACGAGCGCTTGAACATTTCCTCGCCCATCAGGTCGTAGATGACCAGGGTCATCACCGCCAACTGGTCCATGCGCAGGCCCAACTCGCCCACCAGCATCTTGGTCGAGAGGCCGCCGACCTCGGCCAGCAGGCCGGTGATGCGCACGGTCTGGTCGGCATTGGGCAATTCGGCGCGAACCACCGGGTCTAGCAGGATCATGGTGAAAGCGGCCGAGCGCAGCCGCTTGCCGTCGGGGGTCAGGATGTCGGCAATACGGGCGCGGCGGTCGCCGCCCGCCGCCGGTGCCGGGGCGGCGGCGCCCTTGACCTCGTGCACCGGTGCCGGAACGGTGCCGCCCGAGATGGCGGCGGCCGCCTTGGGCTTGTCGCCGGCCTTGGCCGGTTCGGCGCGGGCGGCGGGCGGCACCAGGAAGGAGGGAATGGTTTCGGGCAGGGTGGACGGCGTCGGCAGCTCCGCCGGGTTCTCCTTCAGGCGCCGGATGTCCTCGGGCACCTTGTAGTCGAGAATCCGCTTGCCGAGGCGCTTCACCAGGGCCGGCGACAAAGTTGAATATTCAGGTACGAGGGCCACCTGCCAATCATGGACCAGATGCTCCTGCATGGCGTCGTAGAGCACCTCGCCCCGGCTGCGCTTGGCCGCCTTGCTGGGCGTGGGGCGCGACAGCAGGCGCATCAGCTTGCCCAGCAGCCCCTTATTGGCCGTGGCCGCGTCGCGCTCGCCGCCCTTGAGCGGCCGGCTATCGCCATCCAGGCGCTTGCGGAAATGCCGCTTGGCACAGGTGCGCACCACCATGGCGACCACGTCGTCCAGAGAGCGGCCGCAGGCCAGCAGGGCGTCGGCCTGCTCCACCGGCACGTCGTGCTTGTCCACCAGTAACTGGCGGAAGCGCTCGGGGTTGGCGCGGAACGCCTTGAAGCAGCTGTCCAGCAGGTCCGGGTCGTCCAGGACGCATTGCAATACGCCGCGGCGCGGCAGCTTCTTCAATTCCGGAACCAGCTGCGCCATGACCTCAGCCACCGGACCCTCAAGGGTCAGGTTGATCTGACGGACGATCCGGGCTTGGGCCTCGGATGGCAGGCGCGGCATGGTTGCTTCCGATCGAAACTCTACTTCCTCGAAAGGTAAGCCGAACAGGCTGAAATCCCAAGTGTCGAGATGTCAGGCCTTAGTCGCGTCGCGCGCGGTGGCCAAAGCGGGCGAAAACACCTCGCATGAAGATGGCGCACTCGATGACCTCGGTCGTCGGTCCAATTCCACGGAGTCTGGCCCGGTCCACAATGCGGGTCACCAATTCCGGATCAGCACGCGGACCGAACAGCCGACCGAAAACCGTACTGCCGATACAATCCTGAGCCACCATCAGCATGACCGCCAACTGGTCCTTGCGCAGCCCCAGCCCCTCGACCAGGGCAGCGGTCGGTTGACCGCCAACCCCCCGCAGGACGTCACCAATACGCACGATCTGGTCGGCATTGGGCAGAATGGCGCGGACCTCGGGGTCCAGAAGCGTCTGGGTGAAGGCTTCGGCGCGCAGCCGCTGACGATCCGGGGTCAGCACGTCATCCAGCTTGGCGGTACTGTGGTGTTGGACCGGCGCCACGGGCGCGGTCGGGGCCTTGGCCACCGGGGCGAACGGCGATACGAAGGGGGCTGCGAAAGTCGACGGCGTGGCCGCCGCGACTTGAGGTGCTTCGTCATCGGCCAGGTGAACGGGCGCGTCCGGATCAGCGATCAGGCGGGCCAGGGAGTTCGCCTCGCGGCAATCGAGAATCTTGGCGCCCACTCGGCGAACCAGGGCGGGGTCCATTTCGGAATAGGCGGGAACCAGCGGCACCTGCCACTCGTGCAGCAGATAGGCCTTAATGGCGTCGTAAAGCTCGTCGGCCGGGCTGCGCGCAGCCGAGTGGGTATGGCCCTCCTCGGGCAGGGCTTCGGCGCGGACTTCCGTTTCGGCACGGGTGGCGGCAGGGGCCAGCCGGCGGCGGAAGTAGCGCTTGGCGGCGGTGCGCACCACCATGGCGATGACCTCGGCCAGGGTGCGGCCGCAGGACAGGGGGACGTTATCCTCGCCCACCGGGCGGCGGCGCTCGTCCACCAGCACATAGCGGAAGCGGGGGCGCTCCTTGCGGAAGATCTGGAAACAGCGGGAGAGCAGGTCCAGGTCGTCGAGGGTCCGGTCATAGGCCTGCTCACGCGGCAGAGCCTTCAGCTCCGGCAGGAACTGGCCCAGAATATCGACAACCGGACCCTGGAGGGTCCCGTTAATCCTGAAGACCGCTGTCGCGGTATCCGTCATGGCTTCAACCTTAACTCCCATCGCGCCGCAATTCCCCGAAGAGAACTTTAGCATGCGATGATTTGCCCATCACCAAATTTGATGCGGACCTGATCGCATCGAAGTCAGAATACCCCCAATCGTTATAGGCTAATGTGAAGGCGCTCACATAACGATGGGGAAAAAGCATAGGGTCTCGACCCGGGGGGGCGGGCGTGAAACGGCTATTATCCGCCATCCGGCAAAAGCCATGGCCGAAAGGTGGTAGGGGAAAGTGCTTACCCTAGAGGTATGGAGGGCAGTGCCGTCCGGCGGGGGAGAGGGTAAATATCTCGCAGCCCGTGGCGGTGACGCCGATGGAATGCTCGAACTGGGCCGACAGGGATTTGTCCTTGGTGACCGCCGTCCAGCCGTCGGCCAGGATCTTGGTCTCAAAGCGGCCAGCATTGATCATGGGCTCGATGGTGAAGAACATTCCCTCGGCCAGGACGCCGCCTTCGCCCTTGTTGCCGTAATGCATGACGTTGGGCGGCTCGTGGAAGATCCGGCCCAGGCCGTGGCCGCAGAAGTCGCGCACCACGGAAAAGCGGTGCTTTTCGGCAAAG
It encodes the following:
- a CDS encoding RNA polymerase sigma factor — encoded protein: MTGPHPSSGDRLAATLDRDRGKLLGFVRGRMGGGLQDQDPEDILSDVVLGLLERADLLAEVENLTAYLLTAMVNRVRDLFRRRRDLPMPEAMPAEPSQPAGVEERLELTRALSLLSTAEQAVWLAVEMEGFAFVELAEAWGEPLGTLLSRKSRATRRLRKALEETPSGTGG
- a CDS encoding S49 family peptidase, giving the protein MRRIGRFLVAFLAVTGFVFLGLMGLGGWLAAHMAEGDGKKMADRMVLTLDLDAPFRDTTRENPLAMLSGERSYGLRQVVEALDRAAADSRVSGVFATLGHSPLGLAGRQDLRDAVARFRASGKPAVLFAETLGEGGSGTLDYYLATAFSQVWLQPSGDVGLTGLWVESPFIKGTLDLLGIKAQFSGRHEYKSAIDMFTETGFTPAHRENLGRLLDSWSEQIVAGIAAARGLPEPQVRELMGKGPFLASEALAARLVDKVGYRDEAWGMIAGIGKDKAEEMDLGDYAARLDHPKGVKVALISGIGAIHRGESHHGLDGDGDFGSQTVAEAFRDAVDDDAVKVILFRVDSPGGSYIASDTVHHEVERARKAGKKVVVSMGNYAASGGYFVAMGADRIIAAPGTITGSIGVFTGKVVLDEFWKKLGISWDEMHRGDNAGMWSANQPFSSQAKARIDTLLDHIYADFTGKASAARNLDAARMDKLARGRIWTGADAKQSGLVDGLGGWAEALSQVRQVGGLKVDETLTLVEFPRPRKPWQVLAESLGGGSVAERRILARIEPLLDVLAPAAGAQLRAPDLRGPR
- a CDS encoding SDR family NAD(P)-dependent oxidoreductase, translating into MSEVKTVVVTGASRGIGHAIARRFLAEGWRVITCARADVPKECMIDRNWACHIVADLADPASAQDFVAQANAWLGAEPLHALVNNAGVSPKTPYKERLGVLNGPIDGWKDVFELNFFAPLRLARGFASALHRGKGAIVNITSIAGHYVHPFAGSAYSTSKAALSGLTREMAAEMAQLGVRVNAVAPGEIRTEMISAEYEALVPRIPLERMGTPEDVAGTVFRLCGSDFDYVTGTEVFVTGGQHLY